TTCGAAACCCTTACCGCATGCTGCTAAATACTTATCTGGTATACGTCCACCGACAATAGCAGTTTCGAATATGTTTCCCTTAGTAATATCTTCCACCGGCGATAAAGTACCGATAACTCTACCATATTGACCAGCGCCACCAGATTGTTTCTTGTGGGTGTAGTCAAAATCTGCCGGTATAGTGATGGACTCTCTATAAGAGACTTGTGGTTTACCAGTGACACAATCTGCATTATATTCACGTCTCATTCTTTCAACGTAAATTTCCAGGTGCAGTTCACCCATACCAGAAAtgattgtttctttagaCTCAGGATCGAACTTAACTCTAAATGTAGGatcttccttttgaaatctGTTCAaagcctttgaaaaatttgatgcgtcttttgaatttggcGTAATCGACAATGAGACAACGGCGTCAGGGACATACATTGATGACATAGAGTATTGGACACTGCCGTCAGTGAATGTGTCACCAGAAGCACAGTCAATACCAAAAGTAGCACAAATTTCACCTGAACCaacttcatcaacatcCTCCATTTCGTTGGAATGCATTCTGACCAATCTCGCTACTTTGACTTTCTTACCAGTTTTCACATTTGTGATATAATTACCCTTTTTTAAACGCCCTTGATAGACACGAAAATAAGTTAGTTGACCATATTTaccttcttccaatttaAATGCCAATGCAACGAATGGCTGCTGCGCCGCAGGAACCAAATTCACTTTGGCTTCATTATCGTTTAAGTCCAGCGCTGTATTCAATACTTCAGACGGATTAGGCAAATAATCCACAATAGCATCTAGAACAAACTGAATGCCGGTATTTGCCAAGGCAGACCCCATCAAAACTGGTGTAAAAGACCTGGCAATTGTCGCTCTACGAATAGCATCTTTAATCTGTTGCACAGTGGGttccatttcttccaaaaacaTTTCAGCCATCTCGTCATCCACATCAGCCAGAGTTTCAATCAGTAGttgtcttttttcctcCATTAATGGTTTCAACTCTTCAGGGACTGGTCCCTTTTCTACGATCTCACCATTATCACCCTTATTGTAAAGAGCTTCTTTATTAATTAAATCAACGACACCAGATAAGGTTGATTCAGATCCGATGGGGATTTGTACAGCAGCCGCTGGAATCCTTAGTTTCGAATTAAGTTGCTCAATGGCACGGAAGGGATCCGAACCCATACGATCcattttattgatgaaaGTTACTCTAGGAACATTGTATCTACGCATTTGACGATCGACAGTCACGGTCTGGGACTGAACACCTGAAACAGCGcaaacaacaagaacagCACCATCCAGTACTCTTAACGCACGTTCTACCTCGATAGTAAAGTCAATATGGCCCGGAGTATCGATCAAATTGAAATGGTAGTTTTTACCCTCTTTATCCCAAGAGCAGTAGGTGGCAGCAGATTGTATGGTGATCCCCTTCTCCCTCTCAAGGTCCATGGAATCCATCTTAGCCCCAACATTATCTCTACCACGAACTTCATGAATGGCCTTGATTCTTTTTGTATAGTACAAAACACGTTCAGTAAAAGTAGTCTTCCCGGAATCGATATGAGCAGATATACCTATATTACGCAGTTTCTTACATCGTTCAATATCGGTAACTGTCAGCTGCTGTTGTATTTCATCCACCAAAGCTTTCTCTTCCTCATATGTAGAACGGGCTAGTGAGCTCACATGGAAAGACCTCCTTGAAACACCTGAATACAACTTCGAAttggcaaaaaaaggaatgGTGCCTCGAAAAGTCGTTCGAGGTACCCACATCATTGTCTGAACACTCATTTCAGCGCAATATCGGTATGCTTCTCAGCTTTTCTAGTTCAATCTTCCTTATtaaatcttcattttgattGAATATCTCCCCACCTTGGAAATTTCGGCtacttttgaaatatcctcaaaactgaaaaataagatCAACATGAATAAAAGGCCTACAGAGTGCAGACAATTATTCTCCCCTTTCCTCTGGACCTTCAATGACGGTCTTGACGTTGTCCAGCGGATGTATTCACTCTCATTGAACACTTCGATAGCGTCTTCAGGTATTGATAGTGATGTGTAATCAATATCGTGAGCGAGGGCCCCACACCAGAGACTAAATTGGTAGGGTCACTATAGTCTCTCTCGCAGTATCTGAAAGAGATCATTGATACCAAGAACCGGATCACCTTTTTCCCATGCCAACTTGAACGAACATCTCACCTTCCTTGCAAACTTCGATGCCCGTTCTAACGCAAGGCTGAGCACCGGaaagttcaaaaacaaTACTGCACCTTCCTTGCTAATGGCTCTCCTAATAGCACCATCTGCAGTAACTTCTGAACACACGTGGTCAATTAATGTGGAGCTGCCAAAGTGCTCGACTCCTTGCAGATTAGTTTTTGACAGGTCCACCAGACCACTTCTGTGGCCCCAAATTCACTGGCGTACTTTTCTAGTCAGCAAAGCCACGGAATCCAGTTCCGAATACGACGCAATGACTGCCAGATATTGTCTTAGCCGTCTTACTGGCGTTTACTACCACCGACAATGGCTCCACTAACGCTCTTTTCCCGAAGATTACTTCATCAGATAGCTTGTAGAACAAATCCTTCACAGCCGTGTAACACTTTGTCAGGATGCCACCAAGGGGGTAAAGCCGCAGCAAACCAGCAAACTTCGAATCAGGATCCAAAATGCCcgctttctttcaattctggcaaaaaatttgtcaGGTAACAAGGTTTCAGTACCACTCTCTCCCCTCCCAAGTATCTTGACATGATGGCATGTAAAGGCAGCTATTCCGCGCAAGCACAGTCAGTAATTTCACGACGAAATGAGATATTATTCCGTGCGTGTAGTGATGGATACCTGAACCATACATTCTTGTAGCCCCAATCTGGATAATCGTCCGGTTAGGGACTGAAATATTTGAGATATTAACATCAGTTAGGACGATTTTTTCCAGGTCGCTCTGGTGAATAATAGCTTCTTACGTAGTTTACTCGGTCATGCTTGGATGCGTCCATCATCCCTGAGATAGTGTGAATATGTCTTTTCAGTGTGTATGGAtatatttatgtatatatttatacaaTTTTCAATCTGTTTCGAATTAATTTAGGAGAGGGATTGCGATCTCCTGGGGGATGATACGCCGGAGAACCTATTTAATAGTTCTAAGATGAGCTGGAATTCGAGTCAACTTTGAGGATGTTATGGATTTCCATTAGGATAGACTCTATCTCGCTGGGATCACAGGCAACACCATTGCCCAAACGAATAGCATGCGATCCAAGGACAGGTTTGGCACTTTCTGCGGATCCTAATCGCTTAGTATCCAGCATAAACACCTGATTTCTGACTTGATGCATCATTGGATAAGCGGGGGATTTCGTGGTGATGTGTGCCACGTCTGCAAAATGAATGTGGAATTGAATTTTGTCACGGCCATTATGCAAAACGGTTTTCAATTCTATGCATATTGTGATCTTAGTACCTGCCTGAGGGTTATAATAAACTATTTGATACTCGTTTAGATTATGCAGTCCAATGTTCACCAATGTAGAGTACTGACTTCCACCGGGATGGTATTTACCTCCCCTTTCATTGAGAATCACTTTCAGAGATTTGAACAAGGATGACGTGAATTGTAGGTAGCTAAAGATAAAATGATAATCCATCTTCGAATTGTCTAAGAAAGGTTGAATTATATGTTGTGGATTCGAAGGTGACAGTTGAACAGTCAAACTTTTGATAGAATCGTCGTTTGTaagtatttttattgtacaGTCCttatcatcttcgtcattGTTGGAAAGATACTTGAAGGAAATTTCGTTGGGCTGTAATGCGATTATTTTAAAGTTTTCGGACTCAAAATTCTTGTGCAATCTTTCCACAACATCTGTCAATACAACTAATTGCATCAATTTTTGCCTGAATTTGGTTAGATATTGCACTATTATACCTAGGTTTGTGAAATTCTCCTCCAGATAAAAGGCTAAAGGCTCTTGTTGCACAAAATGAATGTATAATTTATCGATTTGGCACTGAATCATCATTgtatttcttttgaatttggcaTATAATCGTATTTGAGAGTTAGAATAGTCTATCCTTAAAAACATGGAACTTTCCAGTATGGAGTTCAATGCCTTGGAACCTTCCAAAAATGATTCTAATTCTAAAGTTATGATTGATATATTATCATTAGTGTTACCTCCTTGAATGATATACTGAGGTAGTTTTTGTTCATTAATCATTTCAGAGGAATAAATCTTATTATGGATCTTTAATTGGTTCAAAGAATCGATCAGCATATGGTTTATGATTCTATTCAAAATAGATTTTTGCaatatcattattttttgatatgtTATTGACTCCAACTTGACAGTTATTACATTAGAATTGTCCaaataattcaaattcCATTTCCCACGCTGTGAGACTATTTTaccaattcttttttccactatACATGATGTTTTAGAGGATGTTATCGACAGAATCAAATACCAGTTAAGAGGCCAGTGTGGTAGTCTAATAAATAGGTCCCTTTGTAATAATAGGGAAAAATCGCCATTACTATTGTTGTTATCCACAACATCGTCATTACTCTCCTTCTTCACAATTTTGTCACTGTTGATTTTCACTTGAGTCCCAATTGGTTTATTGATCTTAATGATTTTGCTACATGACCATCCTGTGTTTTCAAACATAGTAGTTAACACGTGGGTAATCTTGTCTAACTTCAGTTGTTGTAATATTCTTGCCAACTCCTCTGGGCTCTCGGCCCTATTAATCTTAGATGCGTAACTCAATAATAGTGGAGTTGGATTTCGGAAGTAAAACTGACCACTCAATAAATCAATCTTTAATTGAATAGGTGCCATGGAAACGCATGTTGTGGGAAGTTGAAATAACAAAACATCGGGattttcttcgtcttcttgaaatataCCTCTTGCCAGAAGCTCTGATCTAATAATCCTTGCATGATTGAACATGATCTCGTCTAAAATCCCTTCGATATTTGATAcaatattattataaatTACAGGCATGTTTTTAGCCCTCAATGCACTCCGATTGTcccatttcaaaatgagaCTTTCCGTCGTTTTCTGGATACCAATGGTAATTTTACCTTTACTGTCCATCTTACCGTTGAGCCAATATCTGACTGTGattatactttttttaGAGTCATAGTTATGAATCAAATTacttttggaaaatttgccGCCACTCGCCAGTTTTAAAAATTCTCGATGAACCATGTATAACTGTAATGTCAACACGTATTTATGCAAGAAGTTGTATAGGGATGACAATGGATCattacttttcaaaagaatttcaTTGATCAGTTTCTCCAGTCTTGGTTTATTTAAAGGTAAGCTGTTGCCGTTGGAAACAGAGCGCTCATCGTTGCTGCCGCTGTTACCGCAGGGGGAATTAGCCTCCGTTGCCGTTGAAACGCTTTGCTCAGCCTCTGTGTTGAACAACAATTTCAAGTCCACGAAAAAGAGAGGGGACTGTCTATTAACAGTGGATAACTGGATCTCGAACTCATTGGTGACAACAAAGTAGATTCTACCGTTTTTAATATGATAGCTGTTCAACGGTTTAGGAATGCTCATCAATGCAATTTTAATCGAAACagtcaaattcaaatcttttAATCTCTGTAGAATCAATCCTAGGGGGACCCTAGCCATACCATCCATCATATCCATGGAGTCACTGCCACCGCTTAACTTGAAGTTGTGCGTAGGTAAATTAGGTCTTCCAAGACTCAAGACCTCCAAAGCGGTGACCAAATCCACATTGGGCAACTTAGCATTGGTCATGGAATTGAGACTACTTTTCAAAGCCCAGATACAACTGTTGACGTTCATGTTGGTCAATCTAAACCAGTTCAACAGGTCAATTAGTACATGaaaattgttttgttttataGTGCGGGTCCATTTAACAAGCACGTAaagcttcaaaaattgtgtCCTTAAGAATATGATCAGTTGTAAAAAgcgtattttctttgcgGAGTTGGGCTCGTTCATCTGAGTGTGCACGTTAGTCTTCATGTATTGAGCGAGCTCCTTCATGGTATATACCGTCAAGTTCCTTATTACCAACGCCAGACTGACCTGGTTAATCTCAACATGTGGCAATGTTGGCTGAGACGTACTTGTTGTAGCCGTTGCCCTTGAGTTCGTCGGTACCACTTCCAAGGACTCTTTTTGCGTAGCTGTCATCTCTGGAACGGTCGCTGAGGGACTATGTAGTTGAGTGTTCCTGACGGGAACCTGTTGGTCTTGTCCATTCTGCTCGGAGCGGTTCTTCAGCCCGTGCATCTCGTTAGAAAGTCTCTCCTCATTAGCCAGCATCTGTGGGGAACCTATCGTCGTAGTCATTGCCCAGCTGAGAAAACCCTATACTTTCCTGCCAGTTTTTAGCTCTCTTTTTGATGAACTTTACAACAAGCATATACAatataattgaaaaattaaccATTTTTACTTGAAGCGGCGGCCGTGCGATGGGACAATCGTTTAGTTAACAGTAAACGGAACAAATtaatcaaatttagtggcATCAAGAGGCCGTTAAACGCAGTAAAGAGAGGGTGGTGTGCAGAATTGCAGGATGTGGGGGGACAATATGCGCGAACTTGGTGGGACCATGGACAGTGAATTGAATGCAGTAAGGCCGGTGGTCGAGGAGGATGGTGTGGATGATGGGAGGAGAATAATAATTAAGGGTAAAGGCTGCCAAAAGCCCTCTAATGAGCATATGTTGATTTCGCCTGGTAGAGACGGCTCAGTGCCATTAAATGGGTTGAAATCTTCGCCGGCAGATCCACATCTGTCGGACGTGAATTCCATTTTGGAAAACCATCGCGGTGGTGACGAGACAGCGTTGACGTCTGtaaataatatcatcatGGCGACGTCGGCGAATAGTGACAGCGATGGTGCTAACAGTGATACCAAGAGGCCGTCTATCTCAAACTCTTCTTCGAGGTCGTCATTTTTGGACACTGTTTTGAGCACGTTCTCCTTAAAGTCAAATTCACAGGATACAGTTACGAATGAAGCAAAAGATATAGACGTTCTGTTTGCACCTGAGATGGCCAATGAAAAGTTCCGTCAAATGTTTAAATCGCTTCCTTCGAAAACAAAGCTCATTGCAGACTACTTCTGCTATTTCCACAGAGAATTCCCCTATCAGGGCAGGATTTACCTTTCCAATACACATTTATGCTTCAATTCGACCGTATTGAATTGGATGGCAAAGTTACAAATTCCCCTGAGTGAAATCAAGTATTTGGACAAGGTAGCCACAAACTCAGGCGCTATTTCAGTTGAGACTCTGACGAACAAGTACACCTTTTCTGGCTTCATGTCTCGAGATAAGGTTTTCCAATTGATCACGCGGATTTGGTCGAAGGAAAACTTGACGAACATCAATGACGTTATGGAGGTGGATGAGAGGATCTCCAAGACAAAGGGCATGTCGCCGGCCCCTTCCTCCATATTCAATAATGTTTCCACAAATGCATACAACGATTTCATATCGACAACGACGACTGAACCAACAAGTAGAGCGTCATATATGAGTGAGAATGACATGCTCATCGAAGAAGCCATAAGGTCCGTGGATGACTATATGGGTACCCCGAGAGCATCACCGTCTCCTTCATCGACGTCGTTGTCGTCTTCGTTGTCGTCGTCATCGTTAGGTTCTTCAACGACCTATTATTGCAGACCCGTATATAGGTTGAAGCCAAATGCGCCGTTTCGATACGATGGGCCCTCCCATGTAAAGGAAACAATGGATTTCCCTTATAAACCTGAGGCAAACAATGAATATGTACTAGCGGAGCGTCACTTCAATGTTCCACCGGGCCTACTTTTCATCATGATGTTCAATGAGGATAACCCTGTTTTCGAATTGAGCTTCTTGAAAGGCCAAGATTCATCGAACGTCTCACACGTCGGAACGTTTGAGAAGGTCAATAAGGATGGACAGCACTACAGAGAATTTCAGTACACCAAACAATTGCACTTCCCCGTCGGGCCCAAGTCCACGAACTGCCAAGTGATGGAGATTCTTTTACATTGCGACTGGGAAAGGTACATAAACGTCCTGAGTATAACAAGGACCCCGAATGTTCCCAGCGGTACCAGCTTCAGCACCAGAACGAGATATATGTTTCGGTGGGACGATCAGGGACAAGGTTGCATATTGAAGATAAGTTTTTGGGTGGACTGGAATGCATCCAGTTGGATTAAACCGATGGTAGAGAGCAATTGTAAAAACGGGCAGATCACCGCTACTAAGGATCTGGTAAAGTTGATTGATGACTTCGTGGACAAGCATGTGGAGTTGAGTAAAGAAAGGGCGGATGCCCTCAAGGCATTGCCGAGTGTCGCATCCTTTGGATCACCTAGAAAAGTGGTGGCAGCCGAGCTGGCGGTGACGCAGCCGGAGACAAAACCTGAAGCTGAGGTGGAGGTCTCGCAAACGGGCGGCAACAGGTGGAGGTTCAACTGGGTGAACATAGTGATACTAGTGCTATTAACACTGAACCTACTGTACCTGATGAAgttgaacaagaagatgGATAGGGTGACGACACTGATTACCCATAGGGATGAAGTAGTGGCGCATGCGACGCTGCTGGATATACCCGCCAAGGTGCAGTGGTCAAGGCCAAGAAACGAGGCGGGGGTGCTGTAACAAAGTAATCATGTATATTGTATGTAGGGTTATGTATGTTTGTATGGTACGAGAAAAATGATGCTATGTGGAGAACGTCAGGCGTGGCAGTTCCGGATAATTCAGTCTGTAAGCTTCATCGCGGGAGGTATcctgattttgattttgcgGGCTGGTTGTGGTGTTTAGTTgtgaatttgaaattttctggaaaaaagagattGACTGGTTGAAGCTATATTCGTCGAAGGACTTCTTCGGCAGTGACTGTTGTTGCGGCTGCACGGAAGTTGTGGTTGGTTTAGCTATGTTATTGGCCAGCGAAGTCTGCAGTTTACTGTACTGCGAGTCGAGCTGCCTCCGCAGGCTTTCGATAATTTTGCAAACTGCGGGCACTTCCAATTTTATGAGTTGCAGATATTCCCTTTTATAGATAGACGACGAGGACGAGGACGAGGACGGATCCACGGACGACAGTTCGGGGTGCATAGACAGCTTATTAGTCAACAAATCCACATATctaaaataataaataaacgCCAGCGATAAATCGCTGGCCTGGAACGCACACTGTGCCTTTTCCAAGATGCCGATGCATGTTTTCAAATAGATCCTCAAAGGTATGGACGGATTGAAGCGGTAATCCTTGGCGTCCTGGACCAACAGCGTACTAGACTTCATGACCTACCGGGGCCAGACAGAGGGTGCAGAAGGAgcgggaaaaaaataaataatgattGGCGAGAAGCGGCAATAACCTGTGCTGGCACGTCGTCGATTGTAGCAAGTGTTTCTGagtaatattaatattatctATCTAACCATTGATTTACGTATAAAGTTGTCGATGCTCATCGCATTGTGggaatgaaaaatgaaaattttttgctgcgtaatttttttttttttcactgcGTTCCGCGCAATGAGCGATTCGAGTTGATCGAGTGTGTGTATATTATAAAAAAGTGTATATGCCTATTTTTGTTatggtttttttattgttgaGCAGTCGTAGTAGTGGCGGATTCGGCTTCTGTGGCTTCTGTGGCAGGTGTGGCAGCCCACGGAAGCGTAGGTTCTGTCGTGGCGACGTTTGCCAAGGTAGTGTCCATATGTTCTTTCAGCAAGGACTCATtggtttccttttctggGCCCACCGATTGTGCGATTTCTTGTACGCGGTCCAAGAACTTGTTCAAGTTGTAGCCCGCAGCTGCATCAGAGACCTCTTGTGTGTACGGGACGCCCTTCAGTTCTTTGACCCTTCTCTTGTGCACCTTCCCCTTCAAGTGCGTTTTCAAAGCTATGGCGGTCTCCATGTATTTGGCACAGTGTATACAGTAGTGCTGACCCAGGCCGGCCTTGGTTTCGTCCAAAGGCTGGTTTAGAAGCTTCTGTACTGACTCCTTGGTTGCCAGGTCATTATAGATCAGGTCCAGGTCTcgtgttcttcttttggtcTTGTATCTCTTAACCGAATATCTACCCATGATGTGCTCTTGTTTGTTCTTACTCGTGCGGTGGCCAACTGTTCTCTGTCCACTTCATTTCACCTCATCTCATATACTATCTACCATATATAATCGCAAATTAAATTTGCTTTTGGCCCCTGCcgcaaggaaaaaaaagaaaattttttttttttcacaggatagaggaaaaagaaacaagagaaaacaGCTTGCGTTTCCGAAGACTGTTGTTTTTACATCCGTGCACCCCCAGGATCCGTACATATTTCAATGGATCTCTTTTTcgttttagtttttttttgcttttctggTCAACTTGGATCGTCCCAATTGATGCTGACTAAGGAAACTTTTCACTTGAGGCTTGATTGTGGGTTTCTCTAGAGAATAgtttataaaaagaagaagtcgATTAGGAGCATACAAGATCTATCTATCCCGTTTACTTTACACATAGGGTTTAGGAAAGCATATCAAATAACTAATTCAAGATGGCTAGAAGACCAGCTAGATGTTACAGataccaaaaaaacaagCCTTACCCAAAGTCTAGATACAACAGAGCTGTTCCAGACTCCAAGATCAGAATTTACGATTTGGGTAAGAAGAAGGCCACTGTCGATGAATTCCCATTGTGTGTCCATTTGGTCTCCAACGAATTGGAACAATTGTCTTCTGAAGCTTTGGAAGCCGCCCGTATCTGTGCTAACAAGTACATGACCACCATTTCTGGTAGAGATGCTTTCCACTTGAGAGTCAGAGTCCATCCTTTCCACGTCTTGAGAATCAACAAAATGTTGTCTTGTGCCGGTGCGGATAGATTGCAACAAGGTATGAGAGGTGCTTGGGGTAAGCCCCACGGTTTGGCCGCTCGTGTCGACATTGGTCAAATCATCTTCTCCGTCAGAACCAAGGACAACAACAAGGACGTTGTTGTTGAAGGTTTGAGAAGAGCCAGATACAAGTTCCCAGGTCAACAAAAGATCATCATGTCTAAGAAGTGGGGTTTCACCAACTTGGACAGACCAGAAtacttgaagaagagagaTGCTGGTGAAGTCAAGGACGACGGTGCTTTCGTTAAGTTCTTGTCCAAGAAGGGTTCTTTGGAACACAACGTCAGAGAATTCCCAGAGTACTTTGCTTCCAAGGCttagtttcttcttcagaatCTGAACTagcttaaaaaaaaaaaaaaaaaacttttttttattttaacCAGTAAATATATCTATACATGATTGTAATACGTATAATTATATGCTTTTTTAAAGATTAAAGTGTTGGGTAACAAATGCAGGATTGCTTGGTTTTCGTGCGCAACCAGAAAAAAGGAACCTGTTTGGCACTACCACGGTGTATTATCAAGAAGAGGGGGAGGAGGCCAAAAAGGCAGTAATCGCAAGAGGGAACGTGCATCGGCAATGTCATTTAAGCTACTGGTAAGGACTCAGCAACGTTTCCCCCGTCGCAACTGGTTTGTGCGTACCAGGCAGTACGCCAAACAGCCCCAATACGATGAGGCAGACTTGTTTGCAGAAAACATAAATCACGGTGCATATAAGGCCAAGAAAAGATCCTGTGACGAGCAATTCCAATGGCCTGAGAAGTCTCCAGATCAAATCTCAAGGGAGGCTGAACGCCAATGGGAAAGAATGGCGAAATTGTCTGCTGTTGGGCAGGGGATGCTCATCCTTCTGGTCGTGGGTGGACTGGGGACCGCCTACTTGCGCTGGCCAGAACTGAAATCCTGGTGGTTGATCAAGATGAATGGCGGTCGCATAAACGCAACACAGGAGCAAAACGGTCAAGATTCGTTGGACAAGCTGGTTAAGAAAAAGGCGAAGGATTTGCTAAGGGAAATTCCGCAGGTGCCTTCCTTTCAACCTGGAGTGGGCCATCCTGGTGTGTACATATGGGGCAGGTGCCATTCCAGAGATTCCTTATTCCCCGTTAGAGTACCCAATCTGGATAATCGTAAGTTTAGAGACATCCTGCTGGCTCCCTCGAATGATTTCAACACAAATTTCGCACTTGACGAGAAGGGTGACCTGGTAGCATGGGATGATTTGGGTCAAACGAAGACGTTGTTGCCAGGCCAAGGCCTGACTTCGATGAAGTACTCCAACAACTACCTATACGcattaaataaaaaaggtgAAATACTAATCATACCTATAGGGACTCCCGGTCTAATTGCCTCCAAACTATCGTCAAGAAGGTCAAGGCTATTACCATGGAAGATTAGGCATAAGTATGATTGGAAGCTGCCAACAGGTCAAGTTTTCAATGGTAGAAAGGGAGAGAATCGTGTGGTGCAGTTTGACACCGGTAGCCACCACCTGGTCCTATTATCCAATTTAGGCAAGGCCTATTCATGTGCCACGGGGGATGATGGAAAACAAGCTCAAGTATCGAGAGGACAATTTGGTATACCGACGTTTTCACAGTTTGATGAGTTCCCACCGAATAATAAACTATTCGAAATCGAATTATTGAATAAATTTAAACATGAAGGAGACCACACCATtcacagaagaaaaatcgAGAGGATTGCGTGTGGATCCTACCATACGCTAGCACTAGACGGCGACGGTGAACTTTATGCGTTTGGTTGGAACAGGTTTGGCCAGTTGGCGTTGCCCATATCATACAATTTGGAGTACGTTTCTTTCCCCAGGTCGGTAACGCATGCATTCAGACCGCACTTCCCAGGGATGACGGACTGGAAGTGTGTGGATATGCATTGTGATGACGAGACGTCGTTTGTGACCATTTTCAGGCCCGGTCTAACGCCAGaccatcattattttgcATTCGGCAATGGACTTTTCGGTGAACTCGGTAATAacactttcaaaaactcaCAGTGTGAGCCAGTAAAAATTAAATTGGATGACAAGAGACTCATTAATTGGAGTTGCGGCTCGCACTGTGTGTTTGGTGAAACAGATCATCACCATGAAGTGGTTGTCTGGGGTAATAACGACCACGGCCAACTGGGTATaggaaagaaaaccatGAAATGTGCCAGGCCAATGAACATCCCTGATGTTTTGAAGCCGGGACAAGATACCACAGATTTGGACTCGATTTATAACAGCAAGTTCCAGCTAAGAAAGGGACAACGTGTCGTCACGAATGGTAGTAAGAGTTGTATATACTGGCAGACTTGATTAGGAAAGATAAAAGGgaaggaagaaaacgaGGTTCACACAATCTTTGCCGACCCTTAATAATTATGcatgtatatatgataTGTTTATTTATAA
This genomic window from Saccharomyces kudriavzevii IFO 1802 strain IFO1802 genome assembly, chromosome: 12 contains:
- the LAM6 gene encoding Lam6p (similar to Saccharomyces cerevisiae YFL042C and YLR072W; ancestral locus Anc_8.14), whose amino-acid sequence is MWGDNMRELGGTMDSELNAVRPVVEEDGVDDGRRIIIKGKGCQKPSNEHMLISPGRDGSVPLNGLKSSPADPHLSDVNSILENHRGGDETALTSVNNIIMATSANSDSDGANSDTKRPSISNSSSRSSFLDTVLSTFSLKSNSQDTVTNEAKDIDVLFAPEMANEKFRQMFKSLPSKTKLIADYFCYFHREFPYQGRIYLSNTHLCFNSTVLNWMAKLQIPLSEIKYLDKVATNSGAISVETLTNKYTFSGFMSRDKVFQLITRIWSKENLTNINDVMEVDERISKTKGMSPAPSSIFNNVSTNAYNDFISTTTTEPTSRASYMSENDMLIEEAIRSVDDYMGTPRASPSPSSTSLSSSLSSSSLGSSTTYYCRPVYRLKPNAPFRYDGPSHVKETMDFPYKPEANNEYVLAERHFNVPPGLLFIMMFNEDNPVFELSFLKGQDSSNVSHVGTFEKVNKDGQHYREFQYTKQLHFPVGPKSTNCQVMEILLHCDWERYINVLSITRTPNVPSGTSFSTRTRYMFRWDDQGQGCILKISFWVDWNASSWIKPMVESNCKNGQITATKDLVKLIDDFVDKHVELSKERADALKALPSVASFGSPRKVVAAELAVTQPETKPEAEVEVSQTGGNRWRFNWVNIVILVLLTLNLLYLMKLNKKMDRVTTLITHRDEVVAHATLLDIPAKVQWSRPRNEAGVL
- the RFU1 gene encoding Rfu1p (similar to Saccharomyces cerevisiae RFU1 (YLR073C); ancestral locus Anc_8.13) — translated: MKSSTLLVQDAKDYRFNPSIPLRIYLKTCIGILEKAQCAFQASDLSLAFIYYFRYVDLLTNKLSMHPELSSVDPSSSSSSSSIYKREYLQLIKLEVPAVCKIIESLRRQLDSQYSKLQTSLANNIAKPTTTSVQPQQQSLPKKSFDEYSFNQSISFFQKISNSQLNTTTSPQNQNQDTSRDEAYRLNYPELPRLTFST
- the BUD20 gene encoding Bud20p (similar to Saccharomyces cerevisiae BUD20 (YLR074C); ancestral locus Anc_8.11) — translated: MGRYSVKRYKTKRRTRDLDLIYNDLATKESVQKLLNQPLDETKAGLGQHYCIHCAKYMETAIALKTHLKGKVHKRRVKELKGVPYTQEVSDAAAGYNLNKFLDRVQEIAQSVGPEKETNESLLKEHMDTTLANVATTEPTLPWAATPATEATEAESATTTTAQQ
- the RPL10 gene encoding 60S ribosomal protein uL16 (similar to Saccharomyces cerevisiae RPL10 (YLR075W); ancestral locus Anc_8.10); amino-acid sequence: MARRPARCYRYQKNKPYPKSRYNRAVPDSKIRIYDLGKKKATVDEFPLCVHLVSNELEQLSSEALEAARICANKYMTTISGRDAFHLRVRVHPFHVLRINKMLSCAGADRLQQGMRGAWGKPHGLAARVDIGQIIFSVRTKDNNKDVVVEGLRRARYKFPGQQKIIMSKKWGFTNLDRPEYLKKRDAGEVKDDGAFVKFLSKKGSLEHNVREFPEYFASKA
- the FMP25 gene encoding Fmp25p (similar to Saccharomyces cerevisiae FMP25 (YLR077W); ancestral locus Anc_8.7) — encoded protein: MSFKLLVRTQQRFPRRNWFVRTRQYAKQPQYDEADLFAENINHGAYKAKKRSCDEQFQWPEKSPDQISREAERQWERMAKLSAVGQGMLILLVVGGLGTAYLRWPELKSWWLIKMNGGRINATQEQNGQDSLDKLVKKKAKDLLREIPQVPSFQPGVGHPGVYIWGRCHSRDSLFPVRVPNLDNRKFRDILLAPSNDFNTNFALDEKGDLVAWDDLGQTKTLLPGQGLTSMKYSNNYLYALNKKGEILIIPIGTPGLIASKLSSRRSRLLPWKIRHKYDWKLPTGQVFNGRKGENRVVQFDTGSHHLVLLSNLGKAYSCATGDDGKQAQVSRGQFGIPTFSQFDEFPPNNKLFEIELLNKFKHEGDHTIHRRKIERIACGSYHTLALDGDGELYAFGWNRFGQLALPISYNLEYVSFPRSVTHAFRPHFPGMTDWKCVDMHCDDETSFVTIFRPGLTPDHHYFAFGNGLFGELGNNTFKNSQCEPVKIKLDDKRLINWSCGSHCVFGETDHHHEVVVWGNNDHGQLGIGKKTMKCARPMNIPDVLKPGQDTTDLDSIYNSKFQLRKGQRVVTNGSKSCIYWQT